From Dendropsophus ebraccatus isolate aDenEbr1 chromosome 2, aDenEbr1.pat, whole genome shotgun sequence, a single genomic window includes:
- the LOC138784787 gene encoding twist-related protein: MMQEESSSPVSPVDSLSNSEEELDRQQSKRGCRKRRSSRKNQEDPDSPTSVKRNKKASSTGSSPQSFEELQTQRVMANVRERQRTQSLNEAFAALRKIIPTLPSDKLSKIQTLKLASRYIDFLCQVLQSDELDSKMASCSYVAHERLSYAFSVWRMEGAWSMSASH, from the coding sequence ATGATGCAGGAAGAGTCAAGCTCTCCAGTCTCCCCTGTGGACAGCTTGAGCAACAGTGAGGAAGAGCTTGACAGGCAGCAGAGCAAGAGGGGATGCAGGAAAAGGAGATCCAGTAGAAAGAACCAAGAGGATCCTGACAGCCCGACCTCAGTGAAGAGGAACAAGAAGGCCAGCAGCACAGGCAGCAGCCCCCAGTCTTTTGAGGAGCTACAGACCCAAAGAGTCATGGCCAATGTGAGAGAACGCCAGAGAACCCAATCCCTCAATGAAGCCTTTGCTGCCCTGCGCAAGATCATCCCCACCCTTCCCTCAGACAAACTCAGTAAAATACAAACCCTCAAACTGGCATCCAGATACATTGACTTCCTCTGCCAGGTTTTACAGAGCGATGAGTTGGACTCCAAAATGGCCAGCTGCAGTTATGTGGCCCATGAGAGGTTAAGCTATGCCTTCTCAGTGTGGAGGATGGAGGGAGCATGGTCTATGTCTGCATCTCACTAA